One window of Brachionichthys hirsutus isolate HB-005 chromosome 21, CSIRO-AGI_Bhir_v1, whole genome shotgun sequence genomic DNA carries:
- the tmem106a gene encoding transmembrane protein 106A has translation MVGTAKAVRSLIWPRGMEKIETLRSFPPYGSMSGSSSSDSCPTCRGIGRLPRGQEDQLVAVIPCNDVRLKPRRTKLYVCVSMVVCLLLCCLILFLLFPRSVTLTPVSVLSVTVYFSPDAVKMHIANRINITNTNYIPVQVDEFNVQSLVLGTVVGKTKICNMSSVPTRSRESYNFQNDLLITDKGLVSYCKLDSIKIHTLFLEMQMTMNISYFSHTEQLSLDTFEYIDCGNNSTIPHPMA, from the exons ATGGTGGGAACCGCAAAGGCAGTGAGGAGCCTGATCTGGCCGAGGGGGATGGAGAAGATAGAAACACTTCGGTCCTTCCCTCCATATGGCTCAATGAGTGGAAGCTCCTCAAGTGACTCCTGCCCCACCTGTCGTGGAATTGGGCGGCTCCCCAGAG GACAAGAAGACCAGCTAGTTGCTGTAATACCATGCAATGATGTAAGGCTGAAACCCAGACGCAC GAAGCTGTACGTGTGCGTCTCCATGGTGGTGTGTCTTCTTCTTTGCTGTctgatcctcttcctcctcttcccgcGGAGCGTCACCCTGACTCCCGTGTCTGTGCTGTCAGTGACGGTCTACTTCAGCCCAGATGCAGTTAAGATGCACATCGCT AATCGCATCAACATCACCAATACCAACTACATTCCAGTTCAGGTTGACGAGTTTAACGTTCAGAGTTTGGTCTTGGGCACGGTCGTTGGAAAGACAAAGATATGCAATATGTCCTCCGTCCCGACCCGCTCGAGGGAATCG TACAACTTTCAAAATGACCTGCTTATCACGGATAAAGGCTTAGT CTCTTACTGCAAGTTGGACTCCATCAAGATACACACCTTATTTCTGGAGATGCA AATGACAATGAATATTTCTTATTTCTCTCACACGGAGCAATTGTCTCTGGACACCTTTGAATATATCGACTGTGGCAACAATTCAACAATCCCACATCCTATGGCATGA